In Pseudomonas hamedanensis, a single window of DNA contains:
- a CDS encoding DUF3142 domain-containing protein has translation MRFIVGLFALMVLSACRQQDAPALDQQLYIWQRQWTPAHEQALRDSRADFSTLRVLALQAFPNTGVSRARIDARLLKADGRPLIAVIRLDGQLKSLDRDQVTAQILQVLSDWQAQGLVPSGVEIDHDAGTARLPAYAEFLSHLRSALPTSLPLSITALPAWLNSAQLPALLQTVDSSVLQVHAVSDPRRGLFDAKQALKWAKAWARSTDKPFYLALPAYGVALLPDDGGAPQIESEVQVERGGQRRELLADPLQLSQLGKTLRDDPPPHLAGLIWFRLPLANDRRAWSLTTLRAVARGDALGSRLGVTVSAQDGLYDIQLDNPGNLDSAWPARITLTGRGCESADALAGYSLQQRPDLLTFTRLHDGRLPAGGQRAIGWARCAIIDQGGSHVDP, from the coding sequence ATGCGCTTTATCGTCGGTCTGTTTGCGTTGATGGTGCTTTCTGCTTGCCGGCAGCAGGACGCGCCCGCTCTCGATCAACAACTCTACATCTGGCAACGCCAATGGACGCCGGCCCATGAACAGGCGTTGCGTGACAGCCGCGCGGACTTCTCGACCCTACGTGTGCTGGCGCTGCAGGCCTTCCCCAATACGGGAGTGAGCCGGGCGCGGATCGACGCGCGCTTATTGAAAGCCGATGGCCGTCCCTTGATCGCGGTGATTCGTCTCGACGGACAGCTCAAGTCGCTGGATCGGGATCAAGTCACCGCGCAGATTCTGCAGGTGCTGAGCGACTGGCAGGCGCAAGGGCTGGTGCCGAGCGGTGTCGAGATCGACCACGACGCGGGCACTGCGCGGTTGCCGGCGTATGCCGAATTCCTCAGCCATCTGCGCTCGGCATTGCCGACCTCCCTGCCGTTGAGCATCACCGCGCTGCCAGCCTGGCTCAACAGCGCGCAACTGCCGGCGTTGCTGCAAACCGTCGACAGCAGCGTGCTGCAAGTCCACGCGGTCAGCGATCCGCGCCGTGGTTTGTTCGATGCCAAGCAAGCGTTGAAATGGGCAAAGGCCTGGGCGCGCAGCACGGACAAGCCTTTTTATCTGGCGCTGCCGGCTTACGGCGTGGCGCTATTGCCGGATGACGGCGGTGCGCCACAGATAGAGAGCGAAGTGCAGGTTGAGCGGGGCGGGCAGCGTCGGGAATTGCTTGCCGATCCGCTGCAACTGAGCCAATTGGGCAAAACCCTGCGCGACGATCCGCCACCACACCTGGCCGGGCTGATCTGGTTTCGCCTGCCCTTGGCCAACGATCGTCGTGCCTGGAGCCTGACCACGCTGCGCGCCGTCGCCCGGGGGGATGCGTTGGGCAGCCGTCTCGGCGTGACAGTCAGCGCACAGGACGGCCTTTACGATATTCAGCTCGACAACCCGGGCAATCTCGACAGCGCCTGGCCAGCGCGCATCACCTTAACGGGCCGAGGCTGTGAGAGCGCCGATGCGCTTGCCGGTTACTCGTTGCAACAGCGTCCGGATCTGCTTACCTTCACCCGCTTGCACGACGGCCGCTTGCCGGCGGGCGGGCAGCGCGCCATCGGTTGGGCGCGTTGCGCAATCATTGATCAAGGAGGTTCGCATGTTGACCCGTAA
- a CDS encoding class I SAM-dependent methyltransferase produces MLSLLKKLTAATPAPAPTAPAEPPAGKVDPYMLGLYDAKLSGWFNQETNELFKGFVVSADDTLLDVGCGDGGNVHFCGMRGAKIIIADIDAAKVEATRQRLSDTPARDVECHVTDCNPLPIADATASRVVSTEVIEHVDDPAQFLAELVRVGKPGALYLLSVPHPSSEDLQKDLAAPEYFQKPNHIRILSEAQFKALVSEAGLEIISHSQYGFYWSMWMLLFWEAKVDFSDPDHPLLNHWAETWQAVLDSPRGAQIKQALDAVVAKSQVIIARKP; encoded by the coding sequence ATGCTGAGCCTATTGAAGAAACTCACAGCGGCGACGCCAGCGCCGGCCCCGACTGCGCCCGCGGAACCGCCCGCCGGCAAGGTCGATCCGTACATGCTCGGGCTGTACGATGCCAAGCTCAGCGGCTGGTTCAACCAGGAGACCAACGAGCTGTTCAAAGGCTTTGTGGTGTCTGCCGATGACACCCTGCTGGATGTCGGCTGCGGCGACGGCGGCAACGTGCATTTCTGCGGCATGCGCGGGGCGAAGATCATCATTGCCGACATCGATGCCGCCAAGGTCGAAGCGACCCGCCAGCGCTTGAGCGATACCCCCGCGCGTGACGTCGAGTGTCACGTCACCGACTGCAATCCGTTGCCGATTGCCGACGCCACCGCGTCGCGCGTTGTATCCACGGAAGTGATTGAACACGTCGACGATCCTGCGCAGTTTCTTGCCGAGTTGGTCCGTGTCGGCAAACCTGGCGCGCTGTACCTGCTGAGCGTGCCGCACCCGAGTTCCGAGGACCTGCAAAAAGACCTCGCCGCGCCCGAGTATTTTCAGAAGCCCAACCACATTCGCATCCTCAGCGAGGCGCAGTTCAAGGCGCTGGTCAGTGAGGCGGGATTGGAGATCATCAGCCACAGCCAGTACGGTTTTTACTGGTCGATGTGGATGCTGCTGTTCTGGGAAGCCAAGGTCGATTTCAGCGACCCGGATCATCCGCTGCTCAATCACTGGGCCGAGACCTGGCAGGCCGTGCTCGATTCACCGCGCGGCGCGCAGATCAAACAGGCGCTGGATGCGGTGGTCGCGAAAAGCCAGGTGATTATTGCCCGCAAGCCCTGA